From a region of the uncultured Jannaschia sp. genome:
- a CDS encoding PQQ-dependent sugar dehydrogenase, whose protein sequence is MTTAKTLVALIATTILAGPVLAQSNLEKLGNMQATGATHTEIAQDGERADALRDILQHINVPDGFEVSLYAVVPDARSMAVAPQGTVVFAGTRKDKVWSIVDRDRNRVADQVFDFAPSITFDIPNGPCFSPDGFLYIAERNRILQFPAAEFFFEGPDPAVGVVVAQGELIPPEEESFNHTARVCRIGPDGKLYVSLGQPFNVQPVEKLEMYDEIGIGGIVRMNTDGSEREVYTRGVRNSVGHDFNPETGELWWTDNQVDGMGDDIPPGELNRQTEAGQHFGFPWTNSRVEIPEYQGVPRPEGVSFVEPQLELTAHAADLGMSFYRGDSFPEQYQGGIFWAQHGSWNRTTPVGARVMFTALDEEGNAAGAEVFADGWLDESTGEYRGRPMDIAFLRDGSMLVSDDFAGAIWRIAHVPSTE, encoded by the coding sequence ATGACAACCGCGAAGACCCTCGTCGCGCTGATCGCGACGACCATCTTGGCCGGCCCCGTGCTGGCCCAGTCCAACCTCGAGAAACTCGGCAACATGCAGGCCACCGGGGCCACCCATACCGAGATCGCGCAAGACGGCGAGCGGGCCGATGCGCTGCGCGACATCCTCCAGCACATCAACGTGCCGGACGGGTTCGAGGTCAGTCTCTATGCCGTGGTGCCCGACGCCCGTTCGATGGCCGTCGCACCCCAGGGGACGGTGGTGTTCGCGGGCACGCGCAAGGACAAGGTCTGGTCGATCGTCGACCGCGACCGCAATCGCGTCGCCGACCAGGTCTTCGACTTCGCGCCGTCCATCACCTTCGACATCCCGAACGGGCCGTGCTTCTCGCCCGACGGGTTTCTCTACATCGCCGAGCGCAACCGCATCCTGCAATTCCCGGCCGCCGAGTTCTTCTTCGAGGGCCCCGACCCCGCGGTCGGCGTGGTCGTGGCACAGGGCGAGCTGATCCCGCCCGAGGAGGAGAGCTTCAACCACACCGCGCGGGTCTGCCGCATCGGGCCGGACGGCAAGCTTTACGTCTCGCTGGGCCAGCCCTTCAACGTGCAGCCGGTCGAGAAGCTGGAAATGTATGACGAGATCGGCATCGGCGGCATCGTCCGGATGAACACCGATGGCTCGGAGCGCGAGGTCTATACCCGCGGCGTGCGCAACTCGGTGGGTCATGACTTCAACCCCGAGACGGGCGAGCTCTGGTGGACCGATAACCAGGTCGACGGCATGGGGGACGACATCCCGCCCGGCGAGCTGAACCGCCAGACGGAAGCCGGTCAGCATTTCGGCTTCCCGTGGACGAATAGCCGGGTCGAGATCCCCGAATACCAGGGCGTCCCCCGTCCCGAGGGCGTCTCCTTCGTCGAGCCGCAGCTGGAACTGACCGCCCATGCCGCCGATCTGGGCATGAGCTTCTATCGCGGTGACAGCTTCCCCGAACAGTATCAGGGCGGCATCTTCTGGGCGCAGCACGGCTCGTGGAACCGCACCACGCCGGTGGGCGCACGGGTGATGTTCACCGCGCTCGACGAGGAGGGGAACGCCGCGGGCGCCGAGGTCTTCGCCGACGGCTGGCTCGACGAGTCGACGGGCGAGTATCGCGGACGGCCGATGGACATCGCCTTCCTCCGCGACGGCTCGATGCTGGTCTCCGACGACTTCGCCGGGGCGATCTGGCGCATCGCGCACGTACCTTCGACCGAATGA
- a CDS encoding class II aldolase/adducin family protein, with product MLDLGNRVSIYQPEQTGLEFPYEPHFDSVDEERRHRKERLVAACRAFAAEGFDYGFAGHLTIRDPERPELYWTNPMCIHFDKVKMSNLILVDHEGTVIEGTHAVNRAGFVLHANVHEAHPDIIAMCHAHTTYGTAWCATGRPIDPVTQDACAFFEDHVVIGDQAGAVAVENHAGSDVAVAFKGVKAALHQNHGLLTASRHSIDSAAFWFIALERCCQQQLALAATGIDPIRIPEDRARYSREHVGSDYIGWLHFQTIWNQLAQDAPDMFD from the coding sequence ATGCTCGATCTCGGCAACCGCGTCTCGATCTACCAGCCGGAACAGACCGGCCTCGAATTTCCCTACGAGCCCCATTTCGACAGCGTCGACGAGGAACGGCGACATCGCAAGGAGCGTCTGGTCGCCGCCTGCCGCGCCTTCGCGGCCGAGGGGTTCGATTACGGCTTCGCGGGTCACCTGACCATCCGCGACCCCGAGCGTCCGGAGCTCTACTGGACGAACCCGATGTGCATCCATTTCGACAAGGTGAAGATGTCGAACCTGATCCTCGTCGATCACGAGGGCACCGTCATCGAGGGCACCCATGCGGTAAACCGCGCGGGCTTCGTGCTCCATGCCAATGTCCACGAGGCGCATCCCGACATCATCGCGATGTGCCACGCGCACACGACCTACGGCACCGCGTGGTGCGCGACGGGACGCCCGATCGACCCGGTGACGCAGGATGCCTGTGCGTTCTTCGAGGACCATGTCGTAATCGGCGACCAGGCGGGCGCGGTCGCCGTCGAGAACCATGCGGGTTCGGACGTGGCGGTGGCGTTCAAGGGTGTGAAGGCGGCGCTGCACCAGAACCACGGGCTGCTGACGGCGTCGCGTCATTCGATCGATTCGGCGGCCTTCTGGTTCATCGCGCTCGAGCGGTGCTGCCAGCAGCAGCTCGCGCTGGCGGCGACCGGCATCGACCCGATCCGCATCCCCGAGGACCGGGCCCGCTATTCGCGCGAGCATGTCGGCTCGGACTATATCGGCTGGCTGCATTTCCAGACCATCTGGAACCAGCTGGCGCAGGACGCCCCGGACATGTTCGACTGA
- a CDS encoding PfkB family carbohydrate kinase, producing the protein MTRLLVCGIAVMDYVHRMDVLPEGEGKHRSHSFERIGGGCAANAAVGAARLGARVTLLSRAGRDGAGDELAALLDGQGVTPMLVRGGRTPLSSVMVDASGERMIVNFPGADLPTVPPPLPNFDAVLADCRWPEAAEAALGAARAAGRPGVLDGEKYTPATLAAQASHVVFSAPGLRDFTGIDALDRALADAASRLPGAVAYTDGPDGVRWADGLHVPAPEVDPVDTLGAGDLWHGAFTLALGRGEALDAASDFANRAAAIKCTRAGGWEVYPVARDLEGS; encoded by the coding sequence ATGACCCGGCTTCTCGTCTGCGGCATCGCCGTGATGGATTACGTCCACCGGATGGACGTGCTGCCCGAGGGCGAGGGCAAGCACCGATCCCACAGCTTCGAGCGGATCGGCGGCGGCTGTGCTGCGAACGCGGCGGTGGGTGCTGCGCGGCTGGGCGCGCGCGTGACGCTCTTGTCGCGCGCGGGTCGCGACGGCGCGGGCGACGAGCTCGCGGCGCTTCTCGACGGGCAAGGCGTGACGCCGATGCTGGTGCGCGGCGGGCGGACACCGCTGTCGTCGGTGATGGTGGACGCATCGGGCGAACGGATGATCGTCAACTTCCCCGGTGCGGACCTGCCGACCGTGCCGCCGCCCTTGCCGAATTTCGACGCGGTGCTGGCCGATTGCCGTTGGCCCGAGGCAGCCGAGGCGGCGCTTGGCGCGGCGCGGGCGGCGGGCCGACCGGGCGTGCTTGATGGCGAGAAATACACACCCGCCACGCTGGCCGCGCAGGCGTCGCATGTCGTCTTCAGCGCGCCAGGCCTGCGGGACTTCACCGGGATCGACGCGCTCGACCGGGCGCTGGCGGATGCGGCGTCGCGGCTTCCGGGCGCGGTGGCCTATACCGACGGGCCGGACGGCGTGCGCTGGGCCGACGGACTCCATGTGCCGGCGCCCGAGGTCGATCCGGTCGACACGCTCGGGGCGGGCGATCTATGGCACGGGGCGTTTACGTTGGCGCTCGGACGCGGGGAAGCACTGGACGCCGCGTCGGATTTCGCCAACCGTGCGGCGGCGATCAAATGCACGCGCGCCGGGGGGTGGGAGGTCTATCCCGTGGCGCGCGACCTGGAGGGTTCATGA
- a CDS encoding tetratricopeptide repeat protein — MNCHAAILATLLVVSSPARADIEEARDLMEAGRFAEARAALWPAARSGNADAEELIGVMYALGLGVERDPVRAFDWYLRSAMKGHPGAQSGVGWYYEVGLGMPAPDLVRAYLWYVLSAIGGDPDAAISQEEVVKKMTPEQIAHALVLVEDYKVWMYPFR, encoded by the coding sequence ATGAACTGCCATGCCGCGATCTTGGCCACCCTGCTGGTGGTGTCCAGCCCCGCCCGCGCCGATATCGAGGAGGCGCGCGACCTGATGGAAGCCGGCCGCTTCGCCGAGGCCCGCGCCGCGCTCTGGCCCGCTGCGCGGTCCGGCAACGCCGATGCCGAGGAGCTGATCGGCGTCATGTACGCGCTGGGCCTCGGGGTCGAGCGCGACCCGGTCCGCGCCTTCGACTGGTATCTCCGCTCGGCGATGAAGGGCCATCCCGGCGCGCAATCGGGCGTCGGCTGGTATTACGAGGTCGGCCTGGGCATGCCCGCGCCGGACCTCGTCCGCGCCTATCTGTGGTACGTGCTTTCGGCCATCGGCGGAGATCCCGATGCCGCCATCAGCCAGGAGGAGGTCGTCAAGAAGATGACCCCCGAGCAGATCGCCCACGCCCTCGTGCTGGTCGAGGACTACAAGGTCTGGATGTATCCGTTCCGCTGA
- a CDS encoding cytochrome c peroxidase, with product MAVHRLLLALTLAAAPALAEEVTFHPFDPARAEIGRLLFYDPILSGNRNISCGTCHHHETFSGDGLSLGIGEGGEGLGPKRTAGAGAAAIRKRVPRHAPALWNVGATEFERFFHDGRVSLSEAYGNGYDTPAEEWLPDGLPTLLAVQALFPMTAQFEMAGNVGENEVTGAVGDRIDLGWPILAKRVRGIPAYGDAFVAAFDDVTAAEDVTITHIAIALADFMGSEWRSLDAQWDAYLDGTPLAPAQERGRALFFGAANCASCHSGPLFTDHDFHALALPPFGPGRTRRFDPLPRDTGRMAETDDLEDAYRFRTPSLRNVTLTAPYGHNGAYPTLEGIIRHHADPLGALTAWTPDLAKLPDAPWLAAVDFAIRDDRREMARVAARVDIVPVELSDGDIADLVAFLGALEGGASRHGRLGRPDAVPSGLPVD from the coding sequence ATGGCAGTTCATCGTCTTCTCCTCGCGCTGACCCTAGCGGCGGCGCCCGCCCTGGCGGAAGAGGTGACCTTCCATCCCTTCGATCCTGCGCGGGCCGAGATCGGGCGGCTCCTGTTCTACGACCCCATCCTGTCGGGCAACCGCAACATCTCCTGCGGGACCTGCCACCACCACGAGACGTTCTCGGGCGACGGGCTGTCGCTGGGCATCGGCGAGGGCGGCGAGGGGCTGGGGCCGAAGCGCACCGCCGGGGCGGGGGCGGCGGCCATCCGCAAGCGCGTGCCGCGCCATGCGCCCGCACTCTGGAACGTCGGCGCGACCGAGTTCGAGCGGTTCTTCCATGACGGGCGGGTCTCGCTCTCGGAGGCCTATGGCAACGGCTACGACACACCCGCCGAGGAATGGCTGCCCGACGGCTTGCCGACGCTCTTGGCGGTGCAGGCGCTGTTCCCGATGACGGCGCAGTTCGAGATGGCGGGCAACGTGGGCGAGAACGAGGTGACGGGCGCCGTCGGCGACCGCATCGACCTCGGCTGGCCGATCCTGGCGAAGCGGGTGCGGGGCATTCCGGCCTATGGCGACGCCTTCGTGGCCGCCTTCGACGACGTGACCGCCGCCGAGGATGTGACGATCACGCATATCGCCATCGCGCTGGCGGATTTCATGGGCTCGGAATGGCGCTCGCTCGATGCGCAGTGGGACGCGTATCTCGACGGCACCCCGCTTGCCCCGGCGCAGGAGCGGGGCCGTGCGCTGTTCTTCGGGGCGGCCAATTGCGCGTCGTGCCATTCGGGACCGCTCTTTACCGATCACGACTTTCATGCGCTGGCGCTGCCGCCCTTCGGCCCCGGTCGCACCCGGCGCTTCGATCCCCTGCCGCGCGACACCGGACGGATGGCCGAGACCGACGACCTCGAGGATGCCTACCGCTTCCGTACGCCGTCTTTGCGCAACGTGACGCTGACCGCGCCCTACGGCCACAACGGGGCCTATCCGACGCTCGAGGGGATCATCCGGCACCACGCCGATCCGCTCGGCGCGCTGACCGCCTGGACGCCCGACCTCGCCAAGCTGCCCGACGCCCCGTGGCTGGCCGCGGTCGATTTCGCGATACGGGACGACCGCCGCGAGATGGCGCGGGTGGCGGCGCGGGTCGATATCGTGCCGGTCGAACTCAGCGACGGCGACATCGCCGACCTGGTCGCGTTCCTTGGCGCGCTGGAGGGCGGGGCAAGTCGGCACGGGCGGCTCGGTCGACCCGACGCCGTGCCCAGCGGATTGCCGGTCGATTGA
- a CDS encoding c-type cytochrome, with protein MRHICLLALGGLMLAGGSPAFAADPAAGRQVANMCRTCHGLDGYAQIPIAPHIGGEPLDYLEAQLNAFKDGTREHEMMSIVARGLSETQIADVSAWYAAHEVTATLPEGVGAEDAPEDCVACHGADGLSLVPDAPNLAGEVNIYIDNQLKAFRTGKRTHEIMTDIAADLTDAEIRAYADWYAAVTLEIAPVP; from the coding sequence ATGAGGCACATCTGCCTTCTGGCTCTCGGCGGGCTCATGCTCGCCGGGGGCTCACCCGCCTTCGCCGCCGATCCCGCCGCCGGGCGGCAGGTCGCCAACATGTGCCGGACGTGCCACGGGCTCGACGGCTACGCGCAGATCCCCATCGCGCCCCATATCGGGGGCGAGCCGCTCGACTACCTCGAGGCGCAGCTCAACGCCTTCAAGGACGGCACGCGCGAGCACGAGATGATGTCCATCGTCGCCCGCGGCCTGTCGGAGACGCAGATCGCGGACGTCTCGGCGTGGTACGCCGCCCACGAGGTCACGGCGACGCTGCCCGAGGGGGTCGGGGCCGAGGACGCGCCCGAGGATTGCGTCGCCTGCCACGGCGCGGACGGCCTGTCGCTGGTGCCCGACGCGCCGAACCTCGCGGGCGAGGTGAACATCTATATCGACAACCAGCTCAAGGCGTTCCGCACGGGCAAGCGCACCCACGAGATCATGACCGACATCGCGGCCGACCTGACCGACGCCGAAATCCGTGCCTATGCCGACTGGTATGCCGCCGTCACGCTGGAGATCGCGCCCGTGCCCTGA
- a CDS encoding LysR family transcriptional regulator produces the protein MKDDRLLQMRIFVAVIEAGGFTAAAHRLGTGQPFVSQSVRRLEDRLGTKLLHRTTRGIRPTDEGLRYAEGARTALDAVERAEGETRDGAARIAGTLRVSAPLAFGLDRIAPLLPGFLDSHPALDLSLVLTDDSVDLVADGIDVAIRMGRLPDSGLTVRRLCDLRRVVVAAPAFLARHPAPETPRDLDALPVLAWAGAREHLNAWPFTIDGQRWTFQARGRFRSNEGLSLVQMCEAGFGIMRCAEHLARPAIREGRLVPLLEAYTEADDGAVHAVFLPDRTLPARVRAFVDHIAAALRAPDW, from the coding sequence GTGAAGGACGACCGCCTCCTCCAGATGCGGATCTTCGTGGCCGTGATCGAGGCGGGGGGCTTCACCGCCGCCGCGCATCGGCTGGGCACCGGGCAGCCTTTCGTGTCGCAATCCGTGCGGCGCCTGGAGGATCGGCTCGGGACGAAGCTCCTGCACCGGACCACGCGCGGGATCCGCCCCACGGACGAGGGCCTGCGCTATGCCGAAGGCGCGCGCACGGCCCTCGACGCCGTCGAGCGGGCGGAGGGCGAGACCCGCGACGGCGCGGCCCGCATCGCGGGAACCCTGCGCGTCTCGGCACCGCTGGCGTTCGGGCTCGACCGGATCGCGCCGCTCCTGCCCGGCTTTCTCGACAGCCATCCCGCGCTCGACCTGTCGCTGGTGCTGACCGATGACAGCGTCGACCTCGTGGCCGACGGGATCGACGTGGCCATCCGCATGGGTCGTCTGCCCGATAGCGGCCTGACGGTACGCCGCCTCTGCGATCTGCGCCGCGTCGTGGTCGCCGCCCCCGCCTTCCTGGCCCGCCACCCCGCGCCCGAGACGCCGCGAGACCTCGACGCGCTGCCCGTCCTCGCCTGGGCGGGCGCGCGCGAGCATCTGAACGCCTGGCCCTTCACGATCGACGGCCAGCGCTGGACGTTCCAGGCGCGCGGGCGGTTCCGCTCGAACGAAGGGTTATCGCTGGTGCAGATGTGCGAGGCGGGGTTCGGCATCATGCGCTGCGCCGAGCATCTGGCGCGTCCCGCCATTCGCGAGGGTCGCCTCGTCCCCCTGCTCGAAGCGTATACCGAGGCCGATGATGGCGCGGTGCACGCGGTCTTCCTGCCCGACCGCACCCTGCCCGCCCGTGTGCGCGCCTTCGTCGATCACATCGCCGCGGCCCTGCGCGCGCCGGACTGGTAG
- the dctP gene encoding TRAP transporter substrate-binding protein DctP, whose amino-acid sequence MKFASMLKAGALAALVTLPGVAAWADGHAINIRATANSNENDEDYDGLVVFKNYVENASNGAITVELFIGTQLCSNGAECLQGVADGSIDIFVTTSGGAAGIFPYVQIFDLPYLMADDRIAEEVLTNTDLVSQLRSKALEDSGDAIRIMTVGNTGGWRNFANTQRRVAAPADMEGLKIRTVVADLPQELVRALGASPTPIPWPELFTSFQTGVVEGSKNGITDIMGMKFPDAGLQYVTLDGHAYMAAIWVMNNAKFQEMDDAMKRVIVDGFSALQQATFASPKRKSIQAYEEFVAGGGDLYVLTPDEKQAFQDAAAPVYDWFASNVDGGEEMLANFRAAIATAEESVGARRDMDMQ is encoded by the coding sequence ATGAAATTCGCATCCATGCTGAAGGCCGGTGCGCTGGCCGCGCTCGTGACGCTTCCGGGCGTCGCGGCCTGGGCCGACGGCCACGCCATCAACATCCGCGCCACGGCGAACTCGAACGAGAACGATGAGGATTACGACGGGCTCGTGGTCTTCAAGAACTACGTCGAGAACGCGTCCAACGGCGCGATCACGGTCGAGCTCTTCATCGGGACGCAGCTCTGCTCGAACGGGGCCGAGTGCCTGCAAGGCGTGGCCGACGGGTCGATCGACATCTTCGTGACCACGAGCGGAGGCGCCGCGGGCATCTTCCCCTACGTGCAGATCTTCGACCTGCCCTACCTCATGGCCGATGACCGCATCGCCGAGGAGGTGCTGACGAACACCGACCTCGTCAGCCAGCTCCGCTCGAAGGCGCTGGAGGATTCCGGCGACGCGATCCGCATCATGACCGTGGGCAACACCGGCGGCTGGCGCAACTTCGCCAACACGCAGCGCCGCGTGGCCGCGCCCGCCGACATGGAAGGCCTGAAGATCCGCACCGTGGTCGCCGACCTCCCGCAGGAGCTGGTGCGCGCGCTGGGTGCTTCGCCGACACCGATTCCGTGGCCCGAGCTCTTCACCTCGTTCCAGACGGGCGTGGTCGAAGGCTCGAAGAACGGCATCACCGACATCATGGGCATGAAGTTCCCCGATGCCGGCCTGCAATACGTCACGCTGGACGGGCACGCCTACATGGCCGCCATCTGGGTGATGAACAACGCCAAGTTCCAGGAGATGGACGACGCCATGAAGCGCGTCATCGTCGACGGGTTCTCGGCACTGCAGCAGGCGACCTTCGCCTCGCCGAAGCGCAAGTCGATCCAGGCCTACGAGGAGTTCGTGGCCGGGGGCGGCGATCTCTACGTGCTGACGCCGGACGAGAAGCAGGCGTTCCAGGACGCCGCGGCGCCGGTCTATGACTGGTTCGCGTCGAATGTGGATGGCGGCGAGGAGATGCTGGCTAACTTCCGCGCGGCCATCGCCACCGCCGAGGAAAGTGTCGGCGCCCGCCGCGACATGGACATGCAATGA
- a CDS encoding outer membrane beta-barrel protein, which translates to MSLKHLVTALVIAITAAGPATAQDWAGRTIGLQLGHVSGSPAHTRVLPAGRQGHEVSTDGMTVGLSYGHTWQRGRLIFGIDGDLAVSDAAGRTVRRGGGNAPCGRGRGGCDHAVNALATVQGRLGFALENGILPYVTGGLAVADVSATASIGRCGATPCTVDGIETGYTVGFGIEVPMPDRWSLRSEVSRVDLGTVRFDRSSNPAGNRFIETDLSYTHVSIGFHRRF; encoded by the coding sequence ATGTCACTCAAGCACCTCGTCACCGCGCTCGTCATCGCAATCACCGCGGCCGGCCCCGCGACCGCGCAGGATTGGGCGGGGCGGACGATCGGCCTGCAACTGGGCCATGTGTCGGGCTCACCCGCGCATACCCGCGTCCTCCCCGCGGGGCGGCAGGGTCACGAGGTCTCGACCGACGGTATGACCGTCGGTCTGTCCTACGGTCACACCTGGCAACGCGGCCGGCTGATCTTCGGGATCGACGGCGATCTCGCCGTGTCGGATGCCGCGGGCCGCACGGTGCGTCGGGGCGGCGGCAACGCGCCCTGTGGCCGGGGACGCGGCGGCTGCGACCACGCGGTGAACGCGCTCGCCACGGTGCAGGGACGGCTCGGCTTCGCGCTCGAGAACGGCATCCTGCCTTACGTGACGGGCGGGCTCGCGGTGGCCGACGTGTCGGCGACGGCCAGCATCGGGCGATGTGGCGCCACGCCTTGCACGGTCGATGGCATCGAGACGGGATATACCGTGGGCTTCGGGATCGAGGTGCCGATGCCCGACCGCTGGTCGCTCCGCTCCGAGGTGTCGCGCGTCGACCTCGGTACCGTGCGGTTCGACCGGTCGTCCAACCCGGCGGGCAACCGGTTCATCGAGACGGACCTGAGCTACACCCACGTCTCGATCGGCTTCCACCGCCGCTTCTGA
- a CDS encoding TRAP transporter small permease, producing MGGIVAAVRALGTINAGALAVGRWVGVLCMALMVGFILIQVFWRYILSNPLPWPEEAARFLMLWLMVVAPTALRRGGFVAIDMIQLVLPRVVGGLLMLVLSLLSLLVLVVAAKIGWDEVTGFSGRFKTSALYYPTGEGWEKMPRSWMMASLVVGLVMMVSVMVELILRQIAALGGAADRLPVIPETDTVGAE from the coding sequence ATGGGAGGGATCGTCGCAGCCGTACGGGCGCTGGGCACCATAAACGCGGGCGCGCTGGCCGTGGGCCGCTGGGTCGGCGTGCTCTGCATGGCGCTGATGGTCGGCTTCATCCTGATCCAGGTCTTCTGGCGCTACATCCTCTCGAACCCGCTTCCCTGGCCGGAAGAAGCCGCGCGCTTTCTCATGCTGTGGCTGATGGTCGTCGCACCGACGGCGCTGCGGCGGGGCGGGTTCGTGGCGATCGACATGATCCAGCTCGTGCTGCCGCGCGTGGTCGGCGGCCTTCTGATGCTGGTGCTGTCGCTCCTGTCGCTTCTGGTGCTGGTCGTGGCCGCCAAGATCGGCTGGGACGAGGTCACGGGCTTCTCGGGGCGCTTCAAGACGTCTGCGCTCTACTACCCGACCGGCGAGGGCTGGGAGAAGATGCCGCGCAGTTGGATGATGGCGTCGCTGGTCGTGGGCCTCGTGATGATGGTCTCGGTCATGGTCGAGCTGATCCTGCGACAGATCGCGGCGCTGGGCGGGGCGGCGGATCGCCTGCCCGTCATTCCCGAGACCGACACGGTGGGGGCGGAATAG
- a CDS encoding TRAP transporter large permease: MLVWFLPLFLLLLMVGLPVFFALLAAPGVMLWLNGDAKDLVLLYRNTYNGMDSFPLMAIPFFMLAGEMMNRGGITLRLVEFAQALVGHFRAGLAQVNILSSMLFAGLSGSAVADTSALGSMLIPAMEKEGYTRKFAAAVTAASSVIGPIIPPSGIMIIYAYVMEQSVAALFLAGIVPGALVGIGLMLVTNLIARRDPAAMPALKRRATWPEKGRASLKAFFPLLTPVIILGGILGGAFTPTEASAVAVGYAVIVSLFILREMTWRDLPDVLGKAALISSVVLLLVGAAMAFKTVVALSHAPEALADFILSLSQNPLILLLLINLLLFIIGMFLDAGPAIIILGPILGPIFTDLGVDPVHFAIIMSVNLTVGLATPPMGLVLFVASSVSGERVESIARAILPFLAVEVLVIFLITYIPAISLAVPRFFGFL, translated from the coding sequence ATGCTCGTCTGGTTCCTGCCGCTCTTCCTGCTCCTCCTCATGGTCGGCTTGCCGGTGTTCTTCGCGCTCTTGGCGGCGCCTGGCGTGATGCTCTGGCTCAACGGCGACGCCAAGGATCTCGTCCTGCTCTACCGCAACACGTATAACGGGATGGACAGCTTCCCGCTGATGGCGATCCCGTTCTTCATGCTCGCCGGCGAGATGATGAACCGCGGCGGCATCACGCTGCGGCTGGTCGAATTCGCGCAGGCGCTGGTCGGCCATTTCCGCGCCGGTCTCGCGCAGGTGAACATCCTGTCGTCCATGCTCTTCGCGGGACTGTCGGGCTCGGCGGTCGCCGACACCTCGGCGCTGGGCTCGATGCTGATCCCGGCGATGGAGAAGGAAGGCTACACCCGCAAGTTCGCTGCCGCAGTCACCGCCGCCTCGTCGGTGATCGGCCCGATCATCCCGCCCTCGGGGATCATGATCATCTACGCCTACGTCATGGAGCAGTCGGTGGCCGCGCTGTTCCTCGCCGGGATCGTGCCCGGCGCGCTGGTGGGGATCGGGCTGATGCTCGTCACCAACCTGATCGCGCGGCGCGACCCGGCGGCGATGCCCGCCCTGAAGCGTCGCGCCACATGGCCAGAGAAGGGGCGCGCATCGCTCAAGGCCTTCTTCCCGCTCCTGACGCCCGTCATCATCCTGGGCGGCATCCTCGGCGGGGCATTCACACCGACCGAGGCCAGCGCCGTCGCGGTCGGCTACGCGGTGATCGTGTCGCTCTTCATCCTGCGCGAGATGACGTGGCGCGACCTGCCGGACGTGCTCGGCAAGGCGGCGCTGATCTCGTCGGTCGTGCTGCTGCTGGTGGGCGCGGCGATGGCGTTCAAGACGGTCGTGGCGTTGAGCCACGCGCCCGAGGCGCTGGCCGACTTCATCCTGTCGCTGTCGCAGAACCCCCTGATCCTGCTGCTGCTCATCAACCTTCTGCTGTTCATCATCGGGATGTTCCTCGATGCGGGCCCCGCGATCATCATTCTCGGCCCGATCCTCGGGCCGATCTTCACCGATCTGGGCGTCGATCCGGTGCATTTCGCGATCATCATGTCGGTGAACCTCACCGTGGGCCTCGCGACGCCGCCGATGGGGCTCGTGCTCTTCGTGGCGTCCTCGGTGTCGGGCGAACGGGTGGAATCCATCGCGCGCGCGATCCTGCCCTTCCTCGCGGTCGAGGTGCTGGTGATCTTCCTCATCACCTACATCCCTGCCATCTCGCTCGCGGTGCCGCGCTTCTTCGGCTTCCTCTGA